A single genomic interval of Helianthus annuus cultivar XRQ/B chromosome 6, HanXRQr2.0-SUNRISE, whole genome shotgun sequence harbors:
- the LOC110863846 gene encoding auxin-responsive protein IAA13, translated as MSVVDSSPYPVDEDDNDNLELGLGLSVVGGCLKMKKNEASTMLAAPQDYYYSSFMSSVNNIPNNRRRASVSSPNAAASVVGWPPIRRAHRVPILASRIKSEHEQFSSRPEANNTTNNHHLIVKVNMDGTVIGRKVDLYAHTSYETLAQTLDNMFNGSWSSIGTVGSSRLLNETSEYVLTYEDKDGDCMLVGDVPWQMFLSSVKRLRILRNIKL; from the exons ATGTCGGTTGTGGATTCTTCACCATACCcggttgatgaggatgataatGATAATCTTGAGTTGGGTTTAGGGTTGAGTGTTGTTGGTGGTTgtttgaagatgaagaagaatgAGGCTTCTACAATGTTGGCTGCTCCTCAAGATTATTATTATTCTTCTTTCATGTCTTCTGTTAACAACATCCCTAATAACAGAAGAAGAGCTTCTGTTTCTTCTCCTAATGCAGCAGCCAG CGTGGTTGGATGGCCTCCAATAAGAAGAGCTCACCGGGTGCCAATCTTGGCTAGCCGCATCAAATCAGAACACGAACAGTTTAGCTCAAGACCCGAAGCCAACAACACCACCAACAATCATCATCTAATTGTAAAAGTGAACATGGATGGAACCGTAATCGGAAGAAAAGTTGACCTTTATGCTCACACCTCCTATGAAACATTAGCTCAAACCTTGGACAACATGTTCAATGGAAGTT GGTCAAGCATTGGAACAGTAGGATCTTCAAGATTGTTGAATGAAACATCTGAATATGTGCTTACTTATGAAGATAAAGATGGAGACTGTATGCTTGTTGGAGATGTTCCTTGGCA GATGTTTCTTAGCTCTGTGAAAAGGCTGCGGATACTCAGAAACATCAAACTGTAG
- the LOC110864986 gene encoding alcohol dehydrogenase class-3, with protein sequence MATQGKVITCKAAVAYEANKPLVIEDVEVAPPQAGEVRVQILFTALCHTDAYTWSGKDPEGLFPCILGHEAAGIVESVGEGVTEVQPGDHVIPCYQAECKECKFCKSGKTNLCGKIRGATGFGVMMSDRKSRFSVRGTPIYHFMGTSTFSQYTVVHDVSVAKIDPKAPLEKVCLLGCGVPTGLGAVWNTAKVEAGSSVAIFGLGTVGLAVAEGAKAAGASRIIGVDIDNRKLDRAKRFGVTEFVNPKEHEKPIQQVLVEMTDGGVDYSFECIGNVSIMRAALECCHKGWGTSVIVGVAASGQEMATRPFQLVTGRVWKGTAFGGFKSRSQVPQLVDKYLKKEIKIDEYITHNLTLEEINKAFELLHGGDCLRCVLKV encoded by the exons ATGGCTACTCAAGGAAAGGTCATCACCTGCAAAG CTGCGGTGGCGTATGAGGCTAACAAGCCCTTAGTGATTGAAGATGTGGAGGTTGCACCGCCTCAAGCCGGTGAAGTTCGAGTGCAGATTCTCTTCACTGCACTTTGCCATACCGATGCTTACACTTGGAGTGGCAAG GATCCCGAGGGACTCTTTCCATGTATTCTTGGTCATGAGGCTGCTGG GATTGTGGAGAGTGTTGGTGAAGGGGTGACAGAAGTTCAACCCGGGGACCACGTCATACCGTGTTATCAAGCGGAATGCAAGGAATGCAAGTTTTGCAAATCAGGGAAGACCAATCTATGTGGCAAAATTAGAGGAGCCACTGGATTTGGTGTGATGATGAGCGATCGCAAGAGCCGTTTTTCAGTCAGGGGAACTCCGATTTATCATTTCATGGGCACCTCTACTTTTAGTCAATACACTGTTGTACATGACGTAAGCGTTGCAAAGATTGATCCCAAAGCCCCTTTGGAGAAAGTGTGCCTTCTTGGTTGTGGTGTTCCTACTG GCCTCGGTGCAGTTTGGAACACAGCAAAAGTCGAAGCAGGTTCAAGTGTTGCTATTTTCGGTCTTGGAACTGTTGGTCTTGCA GTGGCAGAGGGTGCAAAAGCAGCTGGTGCTTCACGAATAATTGGTGTAGATATCGACAACCGAAAGCTTGATCGAG CAAAAAGGTTTGGTGTGACCGAGTTTGTGAACCCAAAAGAACATGAGAAACCAATACAACAGGTTCTTGTTGAGATGACAGATGGAGGTGTTGATTACAGTTTTGAGTGTATCGGCAATGTTTCCATAATGAGGGCTGCTTTGGAGTGCTGTCACAAG GGGTGGGGAACATCGGTTATCGTGGGTGTTGCAGCATCCGGTCAGGAGATGGCCACTCGTCCGTTTCAGTTGGTTACTGGTCGTGTTTGGAAAGGCACAGCCTTTGGTGGTTTTAAGAGCCGTTCACAAGTGCCTCAGCTTGTTGATAAATATCTAAAAAAG GAAATCAAGATTGATGAGTACATAACACACAATTTGACACTTGAGGAGATCAACAAGGCTTTTGAATTGTTGCATGGAGGGGATTGTCTGCGTTGTGTGCTTAAGGTCTAA
- the LOC118479723 gene encoding uncharacterized protein LOC118479723, with amino-acid sequence MHCWEICKFHPKWANIPSGSESNTSSKRSRASSQSDARDQEIEDLFDDSPSPNRPEYGRDATKRRAQKSRSATASPSAGSSLLHRGIYSDQLDAISSKMDTFNVFQQQRVEIRKSKEARDAAREAERQRREDLKILSQPIDHLKGDELEIVLEMREEIKKTNINVRKFFYVIFFM; translated from the coding sequence atgcattgttgggagatttgtaagtttcatccaaagtgggcgaatatccccagtggtagcgaaagcaacacgtcttccaaaaggtcgAGGGCCTCGtcccaatctgatgcacgagatcaagagatTGAGGACCTTTTtgatgattcgccaagcccaaaccgGCCTGAGTATGGAAGAGATGCCACAAAAAGGCGTGCTCAAAAATCAAGATCTGCTACGGCATCACCTTCAGCTGGGAGTTCGCTCTTGCATAGAGGAATATACAGCGACCAGTTGGATGCCATTTCATCCAAGATGGATACATTCAACGTCTTCCAACAACAAAGGGTCGAAATTCGGaagagcaaagaagctagagatgccgcTAGAGAAGCCGAGAGACAAAGACGGGAGGATTTGAAAATTCTATCCCAGCCGATTGATCACCTAAAGGGTGACGAGTTGGAAATAGTCTTGgagatgagagaagagataaaaaaaacaaatataaacgttaggaaatttttttatgtaattttttttatgtaa